From Candidatus Atribacteria bacterium, one genomic window encodes:
- a CDS encoding RNA polymerase sigma factor yields the protein MIIASECTNKTDEQIVALTLKNQEYYLYIMKRYEAKLLNYILKISNISREDGEDILQEVFIKAYQNLNDFDLNFKFSNWIYSIAHNITISAYRKKTVRPQTTSWEDKDLNSILESTIDVENINLQKLTYNKILTIINQLSLKYKDVLILKFVEGKDYREISDILHKPMGTIATLINRAKKYLKQELKKEGITFYNDKKYKQ from the coding sequence ATGATTATCGCTTCAGAGTGTACTAATAAGACTGATGAACAAATAGTAGCCCTGACTTTAAAAAATCAGGAATATTATCTATATATAATGAAACGCTATGAAGCCAAGCTCCTTAACTATATTTTAAAAATATCAAATATAAGCAGGGAAGATGGCGAAGATATTCTTCAGGAAGTATTTATCAAAGCTTATCAAAATTTAAACGATTTTGATTTAAATTTTAAATTTTCTAACTGGATATATAGCATTGCCCATAATATTACTATTAGTGCTTACAGAAAGAAAACGGTACGCCCTCAAACAACTTCTTGGGAAGATAAAGATTTAAATAGTATATTGGAATCTACTATAGATGTAGAAAATATAAACCTTCAAAAGTTAACTTATAATAAAATTTTAACCATAATCAACCAACTATCTTTAAAATATAAAGACGTATTGATTTTAAAATTTGTGGAAGGAAAGGATTATCGGGAAATAAGCGATATTTTACATAAACCGATGGGTACTATAGCTACTCTGATAAATCGAGCCAAAAAATACCTTAAACAGGAGTTAAAAAAGGAGGGCATCACTTTTTACAATGATAAAAAATATAAGCAATGA
- a CDS encoding Rrf2 family transcriptional regulator, which produces MKLSTRGRYALRAMIDLAQIQCNHSEPVSLRDVSLRQGISLQYLEQLFNKLKKADLVKSTRGAGGGYLLAKEIEKISAGNVIRAVEGPIVLVDCILAGKKISKSSLKKCKKIEDCTIKLLLEEVTQKINQTLDATSLKDLCKITQKIKEGQAYER; this is translated from the coding sequence ATGAAATTATCAACTCGAGGAAGGTACGCGCTTCGAGCTATGATAGATTTAGCTCAAATTCAATGTAATCACTCGGAACCAGTTTCTTTAAGAGATGTATCTTTAAGACAGGGCATTTCTTTACAATATTTAGAGCAATTATTTAATAAATTAAAGAAGGCAGATTTAGTAAAAAGTACCAGGGGAGCAGGAGGAGGATATCTTTTAGCTAAAGAAATTGAAAAGATAAGTGCCGGTAATGTAATTAGAGCAGTAGAAGGTCCGATAGTTTTAGTTGATTGTATTTTAGCCGGCAAAAAAATTAGTAAGAGTAGCCTAAAAAAATGTAAAAAAATTGAAGATTGTACTATAAAGTTATTACTGGAAGAAGTAACTCAGAAAATAAACCAAACCTTAGATGCGACTTCTTTGAAAGATTTATGTAAAATAACCCAAAAAATAAAAGAAGGGCAAGCATATGAAAGATAA